In one Bradyrhizobium sp. 4 genomic region, the following are encoded:
- a CDS encoding MBL fold metallo-hydrolase codes for MPLWTCETCGAQFLGENPPTSCEICEDERQYVGWKGQTFLTREALSERHRMVWRDDLGLTGLALEPSFAIGQRALLVPLADGWLMWDCVPLATPEAIAHVRSIGGLKAIAISHPHYYGALADWSEAFGGVPVYLHADDRQWVTRPHASIVHWTGDSHRISEDVLLLRTGGHFAGAAMLHHASGADGKGALLTGDIAQVTMDRRFVSFMYSYPNYMPLNAAAVRRIAAAVEPLAFDRIYGAWWDRNIAAGAKAAFAASVARYLAAIA; via the coding sequence ATGCCCCTCTGGACCTGCGAAACCTGCGGCGCGCAATTTCTGGGCGAAAATCCGCCAACGTCCTGTGAAATTTGCGAGGACGAACGGCAATACGTCGGGTGGAAGGGCCAGACTTTCCTCACGCGCGAGGCGCTCTCGGAACGTCACCGCATGGTCTGGCGCGACGATCTCGGCCTGACCGGCCTCGCGCTCGAGCCAAGCTTTGCCATCGGCCAGCGCGCGCTGCTGGTGCCGCTCGCGGACGGCTGGCTGATGTGGGACTGCGTCCCGCTGGCGACGCCGGAGGCGATCGCGCATGTGCGGTCAATCGGCGGGCTGAAGGCGATCGCGATCTCGCATCCGCATTACTATGGCGCGCTCGCCGACTGGAGCGAGGCGTTTGGCGGGGTGCCGGTCTATTTGCACGCCGACGATCGCCAATGGGTAACGCGTCCGCATGCTTCGATCGTGCACTGGACCGGCGACAGCCATCGCATCTCCGAGGATGTGCTGCTGCTGCGCACCGGCGGTCATTTCGCCGGCGCCGCCATGCTGCATCACGCGAGCGGTGCGGACGGCAAGGGCGCGCTACTCACCGGCGATATCGCGCAGGTCACGATGGATCGCCGCTTCGTCAGCTTCATGTACTCCTATCCGAACTACATGCCACTCAATGCCGCCGCGGTGCGACGGATTGCGGCTGCCGTCGAGCCGCTGGCCTTCGATCGCATCTACGGCGCGTGGTGGGACCGCAACATCGCCGCAGGCGCCAAGGCCGCATTCGCGGCCTCTGTCGCGCGCTATCTGGCCGCCATCGCCTGA
- a CDS encoding alpha/beta fold hydrolase, with translation MTAGRDYEIFEAGDVALRSGAVVPSLKLAYKTYGTLSPDKDNVVLYPTSFSAQHADTEWLIGPDGVLDATRYFIIIPNLFGNGLSSSPSNTAAPFPILTYHDAIAVQHRLLTERFGISKLALVYGWSMGGMQAYHWAALHPDMVERAAVVCGSARCAPYNYVFLESVKAALTADPAFRDGRFVEKPVAGYRAMGRVYAGWAMSHGFYRDEIWREAGFTSLDDYLVRTWDAAFARRDANDLLAQIGIWQNGDVSRCTTFDGDFDRALGAINAHMLLMPGATDRYFDVRDNEDELGRLVNARSAVLHPIPSLHGHRAGNPVNNARDRAFIKAEIAELLGK, from the coding sequence ATGACGGCAGGGCGCGACTACGAGATTTTCGAGGCCGGCGACGTCGCGCTCCGGTCCGGGGCCGTCGTCCCTTCGCTCAAGCTCGCCTACAAGACCTACGGCACGCTCAGTCCGGACAAGGACAACGTGGTTCTCTATCCGACCTCGTTCAGCGCGCAGCACGCCGACACCGAGTGGCTGATTGGCCCCGACGGGGTGCTCGACGCCACGCGCTACTTCATCATCATCCCGAATCTGTTCGGTAACGGGCTGTCGTCCTCGCCGTCGAATACCGCCGCGCCGTTCCCGATCCTGACCTATCACGATGCCATCGCGGTCCAGCACCGGCTGCTCACCGAGCGGTTCGGCATCTCGAAGCTTGCCCTGGTCTATGGCTGGTCGATGGGCGGCATGCAGGCCTATCACTGGGCGGCGCTGCATCCCGATATGGTCGAGCGGGCGGCCGTTGTCTGCGGCAGTGCCCGCTGCGCGCCCTATAATTACGTCTTCCTGGAAAGCGTGAAGGCCGCGCTAACCGCCGATCCCGCCTTCCGCGACGGCCGGTTCGTCGAGAAGCCTGTCGCGGGCTATCGCGCCATGGGGCGCGTCTACGCAGGTTGGGCGATGTCGCACGGCTTCTATCGCGACGAGATCTGGCGCGAAGCAGGCTTCACCTCGCTGGACGACTATCTCGTCCGCACCTGGGATGCGGCGTTTGCCCGGCGCGATGCCAACGATCTCCTGGCGCAGATCGGGATCTGGCAGAACGGCGATGTCAGCCGCTGCACGACCTTCGATGGCGATTTCGATCGCGCGCTCGGTGCGATCAACGCGCACATGTTGCTGATGCCCGGTGCGACCGACCGCTATTTCGACGTCCGCGACAACGAGGACGAACTCGGCCGGCTGGTCAATGCGCGCTCTGCGGTGCTGCATCCGATCCCGTCGCTGCACGGCCATCGCGCCGGCAACCCCGTCAACAATGCGCGCGATCGGGCCTTCATCAAGGCCGAGATCGCAGAGCTTCTCGGCAAGTAG
- a CDS encoding fatty acid desaturase, which yields MIDATVSESGHRLKPLAPAMLRELSVRSNLRGAVQSLGHYGVILLIGGLIWMVASRHGVLWALPLMAVQGYLVAFLFMAVHETAHKTAFKSRGLNLVVGYLSGFIIGLPYEYYCLFHWDHHRYTQDPDKDPELIVGVKPTSDTQLAIAYSGLLQVAGRLRLMLDHAVTGKVVVPWIPENRRTIIVTEARAYVALYALLLVLSLWFSSALLLWVWIVPLIIGQFFLRPYLYAEHTGCERTRSAFQNTRTTYTGALVKWVAWNMPYHVEHHAYPTIPFHALPKLNGIVDGEIVHRGRGYIRTTRETWAWFRRHRQAG from the coding sequence ATGATCGACGCAACCGTTTCAGAGTCCGGCCATCGGCTGAAGCCGCTGGCGCCGGCGATGCTGCGTGAACTGTCGGTGCGGTCCAACCTCAGGGGTGCCGTGCAGAGCCTCGGCCATTACGGCGTGATCCTGCTGATCGGCGGGCTGATCTGGATGGTCGCCTCACGCCATGGCGTGCTCTGGGCGCTGCCGCTGATGGCGGTGCAAGGCTATCTCGTCGCCTTCCTGTTCATGGCTGTGCACGAGACCGCACACAAGACCGCGTTCAAAAGCCGCGGTCTCAACCTCGTGGTCGGCTATCTCTCAGGCTTCATCATCGGATTGCCCTACGAATATTATTGCCTGTTTCACTGGGACCATCATCGCTACACCCAGGATCCTGACAAGGACCCCGAACTGATCGTCGGCGTGAAGCCCACATCGGACACGCAGCTCGCGATCGCCTATAGCGGCCTGCTTCAGGTCGCCGGACGCTTGCGGTTGATGCTCGACCATGCCGTCACCGGCAAGGTCGTCGTGCCCTGGATCCCCGAGAACAGACGCACCATCATCGTCACCGAGGCGCGCGCTTACGTCGCACTTTATGCGCTGCTGCTCGTGCTCTCGCTGTGGTTCTCGTCGGCGCTGCTGCTCTGGGTCTGGATCGTGCCGCTGATCATTGGGCAGTTCTTCCTGCGACCCTATCTCTACGCCGAGCACACCGGCTGCGAGCGCACTCGCAGCGCATTCCAGAACACCCGCACCACCTACACCGGCGCACTCGTCAAATGGGTTGCGTGGAATATGCCTTACCATGTCGAGCACCACGCTTATCCCACGATCCCGTTCCACGCGCTGCCGAAGCTGAACGGGATCGTCGACGGCGAGATCGTCCACCGCGGCCGCGGCTACATCAGAACGACGCGCGAGACCTGGGCCTGGTTTCGCCGACATCGACAGGCCGGCTAG
- a CDS encoding YafY family protein: MRASRMLSILTTLQARGQVTAPELAEACEVSVRTIYRDIDALAASGVPVYADRGAEGGYRLLDGYRVRLNGLSQSEAEALFLAGLPGPAAAFGLDAAMIAAQNKLMAALPANLREDAGRMQDRFHLDAPGWFGEAEEPKHLRTIAAATLRGTLIKIRYQSWRAEKQRRVAPLGLVLKGGSWYLAGLVDGSVRTYRVARVLDCTALEDRCERPAGFDLAAYWRDATLRLEAEMHPNVAIVRLSSFGVKLLDALSQPYVRARTQLEETADADGWRIARVPTGKTSWHAAAELLRLGPEAEVLEPADLREKMAELTEAMAVRYRAARKAGRRRNAPRPTKHS; encoded by the coding sequence ATGCGCGCGAGCCGGATGCTGTCGATCCTCACCACCCTGCAGGCCAGGGGGCAGGTCACCGCGCCTGAGCTCGCGGAGGCCTGCGAAGTCTCGGTGCGCACGATCTACCGCGACATCGACGCGCTCGCGGCGTCCGGCGTCCCTGTCTATGCCGACCGCGGCGCGGAGGGCGGCTATCGCCTGCTCGATGGCTATCGCGTGCGGCTGAACGGTCTGTCGCAAAGCGAGGCGGAAGCGCTGTTCCTGGCGGGATTGCCGGGCCCGGCGGCAGCGTTCGGGCTGGATGCGGCGATGATCGCCGCACAGAACAAGCTGATGGCCGCGCTGCCCGCCAATTTGCGCGAAGACGCCGGACGGATGCAGGACCGTTTTCACCTCGACGCGCCGGGCTGGTTCGGCGAGGCGGAAGAACCCAAGCATCTGCGCACCATCGCTGCCGCGACCCTGCGCGGGACACTGATCAAGATCCGCTACCAGAGCTGGCGCGCCGAGAAGCAGCGTCGCGTCGCGCCGCTCGGTCTCGTGCTGAAAGGTGGCAGCTGGTATCTGGCAGGTCTGGTCGACGGCAGCGTGCGGACGTATCGCGTCGCGCGCGTGCTCGACTGCACGGCGCTCGAAGATCGCTGTGAGCGGCCCGCCGGTTTCGATCTCGCCGCCTATTGGCGGGACGCAACGCTGCGTCTCGAGGCCGAGATGCATCCCAACGTCGCGATCGTTCGGCTGTCGTCCTTCGGCGTGAAATTGCTCGACGCGCTGAGCCAGCCTTACGTCAGGGCGCGTACGCAGCTCGAAGAGACCGCGGATGCGGACGGCTGGCGCATTGCCAGAGTGCCGACCGGCAAGACGTCATGGCATGCCGCCGCCGAATTGTTGCGGCTCGGGCCCGAGGCCGAAGTGCTGGAGCCGGCCGATCTGCGCGAGAAGATGGCCGAGCTGACAGAGGCGATGGCTGTGCGCTATCGCGCGGCGCGGAAAGCAGGACGGCGGCGCAACGCACCGCGACCGACGAAACACTCCTGA
- a CDS encoding glutathione S-transferase family protein has product MTDPNRITLYYSPQTRATGTRVLLEELGAPYDLHVLNMKAGEQRQPAYLAVNPLGKVPAIHHSGQLVTEQVAITVYLADLFPQAGLTPALNDPLRGPYLRWIAYYGASFEPALIDKFMQREPAPITQSPYADYDAMLGALEAQLSKGPYLLGERMTAADVLWGVAFSWTMMFGIVPKKDVFVRYAERMTSRPAFQRINAADAEMAAQHAAALQG; this is encoded by the coding sequence ATGACCGATCCGAACCGCATCACGCTGTATTATTCGCCGCAAACCCGCGCCACCGGCACGCGGGTGCTGCTTGAGGAACTGGGGGCGCCCTATGATCTTCATGTCCTCAACATGAAGGCCGGCGAGCAGCGCCAGCCGGCCTATCTCGCCGTCAACCCGCTCGGCAAGGTGCCGGCGATTCACCACAGCGGGCAGCTTGTGACCGAGCAGGTCGCGATTACCGTCTATCTCGCCGATTTGTTTCCGCAGGCAGGGCTGACGCCCGCGCTGAACGATCCGCTGCGCGGCCCCTATCTGCGCTGGATCGCCTATTACGGCGCCTCGTTCGAGCCGGCCCTGATCGACAAGTTCATGCAGCGCGAGCCGGCACCGATCACGCAATCGCCTTATGCCGACTACGACGCCATGCTCGGCGCGCTCGAGGCGCAGCTGTCGAAGGGACCGTATCTGCTCGGCGAGCGCATGACGGCCGCGGATGTGCTGTGGGGCGTCGCGTTCAGCTGGACGATGATGTTCGGCATTGTGCCGAAAAAGGACGTGTTCGTCCGCTATGCCGAACGCATGACCTCGCGGCCGGCGTTCCAGCGCATCAACGCGGCGGATGCTGAGATGGCGGCGCAGCATGCTGCGGCGCTTCAGGGCTGA
- a CDS encoding DUF6157 family protein produces the protein MTKPMHTTNCFNTFIQVAEDCPARTGEEPPLRAGKPTVACLQYGMIAKAPYKYTSDDVIFATSAPGRELAVKAMETEKQAAREAFFSRGQACMRASSLGKRFGWGVHADSKGRIALYPIESKRYQALARDPKLTQVRAMRSKRA, from the coding sequence ATGACGAAGCCGATGCACACGACCAACTGCTTCAACACCTTCATCCAGGTTGCTGAAGATTGTCCTGCGCGCACAGGCGAAGAGCCGCCGCTACGCGCGGGAAAGCCGACGGTGGCGTGCCTGCAATACGGGATGATCGCGAAGGCGCCTTACAAATACACGTCCGACGACGTGATCTTCGCGACGTCTGCGCCAGGACGCGAACTCGCCGTGAAGGCGATGGAAACAGAGAAGCAGGCGGCCCGTGAAGCGTTCTTCTCCCGAGGGCAGGCGTGCATGAGGGCGTCGAGCCTGGGCAAGCGCTTCGGCTGGGGCGTTCATGCCGATAGCAAGGGCCGGATCGCGCTCTATCCCATCGAGAGCAAACGCTACCAGGCGCTTGCCCGCGATCCCAAGCTTACGCAGGTGCGGGCGATGCGGTCGAAGCGGGCGTGA
- a CDS encoding enoyl-CoA hydratase/isomerase family protein: MSDITDAATGPLLDLVGARATIRLNRPKHLNRLQAEDLGELVKLFDRVEADPAIRVLVLTGTGRAFSAGYDLNSVAERAVSANEQQSAGSAFEVVVNRLEDLGVPTICRLNGGVYGGATDLALACDFRIGVDTAEMFMPAARLGLHYYSSGIKRYVTRLGVDNAKKLFLTAQKISAPEMLRIGYLTDMVAVEFLDEEVDRLVNILAGNAPQAMRGMKRAINEFARGELDEQGADQRHRDSMRGDEIKEGIKAFAEKRPPIF; encoded by the coding sequence ATGTCGGACATCACCGACGCAGCCACTGGCCCGCTGCTCGACCTCGTTGGTGCACGCGCCACCATCCGCCTCAATCGTCCCAAACACCTCAACCGGCTCCAGGCCGAGGATCTCGGCGAGCTGGTCAAACTGTTCGATCGGGTCGAGGCCGATCCTGCTATCCGCGTGCTGGTGTTGACCGGCACCGGGCGCGCCTTCTCCGCGGGCTATGATCTCAACTCGGTTGCCGAGCGCGCGGTCAGTGCGAACGAGCAGCAGAGCGCGGGCTCCGCCTTTGAGGTAGTCGTCAACCGGCTGGAGGATCTCGGCGTCCCCACGATCTGCCGGCTCAACGGCGGCGTCTATGGCGGCGCGACCGATCTCGCGCTCGCCTGCGACTTCCGCATCGGCGTGGATACCGCCGAGATGTTCATGCCCGCGGCACGCCTCGGGCTGCATTACTACAGCAGCGGCATCAAGCGTTACGTGACACGGCTCGGCGTCGACAATGCAAAAAAGCTGTTCCTGACCGCGCAAAAGATCAGCGCGCCGGAGATGCTGCGGATCGGCTATCTCACCGATATGGTGGCGGTCGAGTTTCTGGACGAGGAGGTCGATAGGCTCGTCAACATCCTCGCCGGCAACGCGCCGCAGGCGATGCGCGGCATGAAGCGCGCGATCAACGAATTCGCCCGCGGCGAACTCGACGAGCAAGGCGCCGACCAGCGCCACCGTGACAGCATGCGCGGCGACGAGATCAAGGAAGGCATCAAGGCCTTCGCGGAGAAGCGGCCGCCAATTTTCTGA
- a CDS encoding TAXI family TRAP transporter solute-binding subunit: MSTEGPTSSPIEPPPRRPKVIKTNQQQVFLYVVLTLLLSLATVWGGRMLVHSSETLTFAVGAPNSDEALFAAKLAAVLKNNASRFRIKIVNNADNAKAIAQFDRKQADLAVLRTDAKVPLRARTLAILEHDLVLLLGPGNKKIKSLAELKKKKVAVLADNESSLAFVRGILDIPDGADAARIQMAPPGATLDKLFAPASGFGAVVAIVHASRAVRDKAYEQVARRGGFTLNAIDEAKALARRIPGISSETLTAGTLSASPEIPDDDLDTIGLEWLLVAQSRMSPTAAGELARSVYENKSALGLDSGFASRIEPASVEKDAFVMAHQGAADYINDDTKSFMDKYSDLMYLAAAALSVIGSIFAAIYAKITRIAPEKASELSTAILDIGERIEHAHSLDQLECLQDELEGILRGAVIGLRDGTISTDGLDTFKLGYEFVRDEIGMRRDYLKRHAGEGEKAAQDAAPPHHDESNVVVVKTAQSA; the protein is encoded by the coding sequence ATGAGTACTGAGGGCCCGACCTCATCGCCGATCGAGCCACCGCCCCGGCGACCCAAGGTGATCAAGACCAATCAGCAGCAGGTCTTCCTCTACGTCGTGCTGACCCTGCTGTTGTCGCTTGCCACCGTCTGGGGCGGCCGCATGCTGGTGCACAGTTCGGAAACGCTGACCTTTGCCGTCGGCGCCCCTAACAGCGACGAGGCGCTGTTCGCAGCCAAGCTCGCCGCCGTCCTGAAGAACAACGCCTCGCGCTTCCGGATCAAGATCGTCAACAACGCCGACAACGCCAAGGCGATCGCCCAGTTCGATCGCAAGCAGGCTGACCTCGCGGTGCTGCGCACCGACGCCAAGGTGCCGCTGCGGGCGCGCACGCTCGCGATCCTCGAGCACGATCTCGTGCTGCTGCTCGGGCCGGGAAACAAGAAGATCAAGTCGCTCGCCGAACTGAAGAAGAAGAAGGTCGCCGTCCTCGCCGACAACGAATCATCGCTCGCCTTCGTCCGCGGCATCCTCGACATTCCCGACGGCGCGGACGCGGCGAGGATCCAGATGGCGCCACCGGGCGCAACGCTCGACAAGCTGTTCGCGCCGGCAAGCGGCTTTGGCGCGGTCGTCGCCATCGTCCACGCCTCGAGGGCGGTGCGGGACAAGGCGTATGAGCAGGTCGCCAGGCGCGGCGGCTTCACGCTGAATGCGATTGACGAGGCGAAAGCGCTGGCGCGCAGGATCCCCGGCATTTCCAGCGAGACGCTGACGGCGGGCACGCTGTCTGCATCACCGGAAATTCCCGACGACGATCTCGACACGATCGGGCTCGAATGGTTGCTGGTCGCCCAATCCCGGATGTCGCCGACGGCGGCCGGGGAGCTCGCGCGCAGCGTCTACGAGAACAAGTCCGCGCTCGGGCTCGACAGTGGCTTTGCCAGCAGAATCGAACCCGCCTCCGTCGAGAAGGACGCCTTCGTGATGGCGCATCAAGGGGCGGCCGACTACATCAACGACGACACCAAGTCGTTCATGGATAAGTACAGCGACCTGATGTATCTGGCCGCTGCCGCGCTCAGCGTCATCGGCTCGATCTTCGCCGCGATCTACGCCAAGATCACCCGGATCGCGCCGGAGAAGGCCAGCGAGCTTTCCACCGCCATCCTCGACATCGGCGAGCGGATCGAACACGCGCATTCGCTCGACCAGCTCGAATGTCTCCAGGACGAGCTGGAAGGCATCTTGCGCGGCGCGGTCATCGGCTTGCGAGACGGCACGATCAGTACCGACGGGCTCGATACCTTCAAGCTCGGCTACGAATTCGTCCGCGACGAGATCGGCATGCGCCGCGACTACCTCAAGCGCCATGCGGGCGAGGGCGAGAAGGCCGCTCAGGATGCGGCCCCTCCCCACCACGACGAGAGCAATGTCGTGGTGGTGAAGACAGCTCAGAGTGCCTGA
- a CDS encoding DUF3307 domain-containing protein, with protein MLLLTFKHIIADFVLQTAWMAHGKDQKHGWALPLLVHCLVHLAVALPLILIVAPKFWFVALIDFVIHITIDRAKGLVSANFGVDLAHPWFWTLIGVDQALHHLTGFGLSIFMAAN; from the coding sequence ATGTTGCTGCTGACGTTCAAGCACATCATCGCCGATTTCGTCCTCCAGACCGCCTGGATGGCGCATGGCAAGGACCAGAAGCACGGCTGGGCCCTGCCGCTCCTGGTGCACTGCCTGGTTCACCTTGCGGTTGCGCTGCCGCTCATCCTGATCGTGGCGCCGAAATTCTGGTTTGTGGCGCTGATCGACTTCGTGATCCACATCACGATCGACCGCGCCAAGGGGCTCGTCTCGGCCAATTTCGGTGTCGATCTTGCGCATCCCTGGTTCTGGACCTTGATCGGTGTCGACCAGGCCCTGCACCATCTGACCGGCTTCGGCCTCTCCATCTTCATGGCGGCGAACTGA
- a CDS encoding YkgJ family cysteine cluster protein, which produces MDENAHIDLSSCCQSCGACCGYSANWPRFSIESDEELAAIPEALVNDRQSGMRCEGDRCSALQGEIGQATACGIYAVRPDVCRTCMPGDAECAMARRKFGLPMIASV; this is translated from the coding sequence ATGGACGAGAACGCCCACATCGACCTGTCGAGCTGCTGCCAGAGTTGCGGCGCCTGCTGCGGCTATTCGGCGAACTGGCCGCGCTTCTCGATCGAGAGCGACGAGGAGCTCGCCGCGATTCCCGAAGCGCTCGTCAACGACCGTCAATCCGGCATGCGCTGCGAAGGCGATCGCTGTTCGGCGCTGCAGGGAGAGATCGGACAAGCGACCGCGTGCGGCATCTACGCAGTGCGGCCGGACGTGTGCCGCACGTGCATGCCGGGCGACGCCGAATGCGCGATGGCGCGACGGAAATTCGGGCTGCCAATGATCGCGAGCGTTTAG
- a CDS encoding YafY family protein: protein MRRADRLFQIIQVLRRTRKPLTADAIAAELETSKRTIYRDIATLIGQRVPIRGEAGMGYILEKGFDLPPLMLTPDEIEAAVLGAQWVAGHADPALARAAEDLMAKIADTVPERLRPFVLEPASRARPSWNREPDRLDMARTRTQIHEGKKIMLRYRDEQGRASERMIWPISIGYLEAVRLLAAWCELRGDFRSFRTDRVVDATYPDERYPERRDVLRAKWRQSLVWGPPKDT, encoded by the coding sequence ATGAGACGCGCCGACCGGCTGTTTCAAATCATCCAGGTGCTGAGGCGCACGCGTAAGCCGCTGACGGCGGACGCCATCGCGGCCGAGCTCGAGACCTCGAAGCGCACGATCTATCGCGACATCGCCACGCTGATCGGCCAGCGCGTGCCCATCCGCGGTGAAGCCGGCATGGGCTACATCCTGGAAAAGGGTTTTGACCTGCCGCCTTTGATGCTGACACCCGACGAGATCGAGGCGGCGGTGCTGGGCGCGCAATGGGTCGCCGGCCATGCCGATCCCGCGCTGGCGCGCGCGGCTGAAGATCTGATGGCCAAGATCGCCGACACTGTCCCGGAGCGCCTGCGTCCCTTCGTGCTGGAGCCGGCAAGCCGGGCCCGGCCGAGCTGGAACAGGGAGCCCGACCGCCTGGACATGGCGCGCACACGCACCCAGATCCACGAAGGCAAGAAGATCATGCTGCGCTATCGCGACGAGCAGGGCCGCGCCAGCGAGCGCATGATCTGGCCGATTTCGATCGGCTATCTCGAAGCCGTGCGCCTGCTCGCGGCCTGGTGCGAGCTGCGCGGAGACTTCCGCAGCTTCCGCACCGACCGCGTGGTCGACGCGACCTATCCCGATGAGAGATATCCTGAAAGGCGCGACGTGCTGCGCGCAAAATGGCGGCAGAGCCTGGTCTGGGGCCCGCCCAAGGATACGTGA
- a CDS encoding glutathione S-transferase family protein: MITLYGFGTGFGLPEISPFVAKTEVQLKMAGLPYRKERAMPPASPKGQLPFIDDGGEAVADSTFIRAHIERRYGFDFDAGLSLAERAQAWAFERMIEHHVYFALVGARWVDPVNFAKGPAHFFDGAPEHNREKLREDAQFRVAENYLLSGLGRHAPDDDVDLAVRSLFALSVQLGDKSYLMGNKPCGVDATAFGALAGILTPFFESALRRRAEGFSNLTAYVDRMMDTYYPEFAWTPLRQAA; the protein is encoded by the coding sequence ATGATCACGCTTTACGGCTTTGGCACCGGCTTCGGCCTGCCGGAAATCAGCCCCTTCGTCGCCAAGACGGAGGTGCAGCTCAAGATGGCGGGATTGCCTTACCGCAAGGAGCGGGCGATGCCGCCCGCCTCTCCCAAGGGGCAGCTGCCTTTCATCGACGATGGCGGCGAGGCGGTGGCCGATTCCACCTTCATCCGCGCCCATATCGAGCGCCGCTACGGCTTCGATTTCGACGCCGGGCTGTCTCTTGCCGAGCGCGCACAGGCTTGGGCGTTCGAGCGCATGATCGAGCATCACGTTTATTTTGCGCTGGTCGGGGCGCGCTGGGTCGACCCCGTCAACTTCGCCAAGGGGCCTGCGCATTTCTTCGACGGCGCGCCGGAGCACAACCGCGAGAAGTTGCGCGAGGACGCGCAATTCCGTGTCGCCGAGAACTATTTGCTCTCCGGGCTCGGACGGCACGCGCCCGATGACGACGTCGATCTCGCCGTGCGCTCGCTGTTTGCGCTCTCGGTGCAGCTTGGTGACAAGTCCTATCTGATGGGCAACAAGCCCTGCGGCGTCGATGCCACCGCCTTCGGTGCACTCGCCGGGATCCTGACGCCGTTCTTCGAATCCGCCCTGCGCCGTCGCGCCGAAGGATTTTCGAACCTCACCGCTTATGTCGACCGGATGATGGACACTTACTATCCGGAGTTCGCCTGGACCCCGCTGCGGCAGGCGGCTTGA
- a CDS encoding ABC transporter substrate-binding protein — protein MKRFYLTAAVTAAALALPAVPALAQTAEVTIGITTTTTGPGAALGIPERNALEFVPKEIGGVPLKVIVLDDGGDPTTATTNARRFVTESKADIIMGSALTPPTIAVSNVANEAGIPHFGLAPFPITPERMKWSVAMPQPIPIVGKVLYDHMKAKGVKTVGYIGYSDSYGDLWFNDLKAQAVPMGITIADEERFARPDTSVTGQVLKLVAANPDAILVGASGTAAALPQTELRERGYQGLIYQTHGAASMDFIRIAGKAAEGVLMASGPVMDPEDQPDEAATKKPGLALNSAYEAKYGPNSRSQFAGHSYDAFEILKRIIPAALKTAKPGTPEFREAIRQALLSEKELAASQGVYNFTEKDRYGLDERSRILLTVKNGKYSLVK, from the coding sequence ATGAAACGCTTTTACCTGACCGCCGCCGTCACCGCGGCCGCGCTTGCGCTGCCGGCCGTGCCCGCGCTGGCTCAGACCGCCGAGGTCACCATCGGCATCACCACCACCACGACCGGCCCGGGCGCAGCGCTGGGCATTCCCGAGCGCAATGCGCTGGAGTTCGTGCCGAAGGAGATCGGCGGCGTGCCGCTGAAGGTGATCGTGCTCGACGACGGTGGCGATCCCACCACCGCGACCACCAACGCACGCCGCTTCGTGACCGAATCCAAGGCCGACATCATCATGGGCTCGGCGCTGACGCCGCCGACCATCGCCGTGTCCAACGTCGCCAACGAAGCCGGCATTCCGCATTTCGGCCTGGCGCCCTTCCCGATCACGCCGGAGCGCATGAAGTGGTCGGTGGCGATGCCGCAGCCGATCCCGATCGTGGGCAAGGTGCTGTACGACCACATGAAGGCCAAGGGCGTGAAGACCGTCGGCTATATCGGCTATTCCGACTCCTATGGCGACCTCTGGTTCAACGATTTGAAGGCGCAGGCCGTGCCGATGGGCATAACCATCGCCGACGAGGAGCGCTTCGCTCGCCCCGACACGTCGGTGACCGGACAGGTGCTGAAGCTCGTGGCAGCGAATCCCGATGCCATTCTGGTCGGCGCTTCCGGCACCGCGGCCGCGCTGCCGCAGACCGAGCTGCGCGAGCGTGGCTATCAGGGCCTGATCTACCAGACCCATGGCGCCGCCAGCATGGACTTCATCCGCATCGCCGGCAAAGCGGCGGAAGGCGTGCTGATGGCCTCTGGTCCCGTCATGGATCCCGAGGACCAGCCGGACGAAGCTGCCACCAAGAAGCCGGGCCTCGCGCTCAACTCGGCCTATGAAGCCAAGTACGGCCCGAACAGCCGCAGTCAGTTCGCCGGTCACTCTTACGATGCGTTCGAGATTCTCAAGCGCATCATCCCGGCGGCACTCAAGACGGCGAAGCCCGGCACGCCGGAATTCCGCGAAGCGATCCGCCAGGCGCTGCTGTCGGAGAAGGAGCTTGCGGCGAGCCAGGGTGTCTACAATTTCACCGAGAAGGACCGCTACGGCCTCGACGAGCGCTCGCGCATCCTGCTCACGGTGAAGAACGGCAAGTACTCGCTGGTGAAGTAG